The following is a genomic window from Dermacentor variabilis isolate Ectoservices chromosome 11, ASM5094787v1, whole genome shotgun sequence.
TAGCATTGCCACTGCAAGATCAGTATTAGAGGCGTTCGCCTTTTTCTGAAGACTTGCTCCACTGACACGCTTTAAGTCTGCGACGTCTGCCAGGGAATAATATTTGTTTTGTGCATCTAATACCGTAAGGCTGGACATAACTACTTGGCATAATGCTAAGGTATAATTCAGCAcatattaaagaaagaagaacggtGAGGCAATTAAAGGACCGAAAGGAAAGATTCCCACACTGCGCCGAAAACAAAAACATGACCCTTGAGTACGACGGGCAGGTGATAATGAAGGCAAATAAAACTAAAACGAACAAGGCCATATAGACAAAGAAAAATTCAGATAGTaaaaaatgacaaagaaatgGGCTAGTCACACTGCAGCGAAACGTTCATGCAATATTGTTTCAAAAATTTAAAAGATAGAGCGGAGTTTGTATTCTAGGAAGCACTCTCTGAGAAATCGTGATACCGAGCAGAAAATCCTGAATGCCAGCAGGCATACGGCTGCCGAAAGATGTTTCACTGTAACCTTAATGGAACGTACACCGCTTCGGCGGGTTCAGCGCTGCTCCGGTGGCACACTTGAACGCTGCCGCGAATTCCTTCTCATTGGAAACGGGTAAATTGCAACGCAGGGCGAATGCTGGGTACTTTCCCAACGCCTCCCACGAGTACGGGTACTTTGCACAAAACTCGAAGCAGCCTGCGACGAAAAAGAGCTGCTCCTGCGAGTAGCCGAGCATACCCGGCTGCGTCGGCAGTGAATCGTGCGCCAGACGGGCCTTCTCGGTGCCGGCAGTGTCCGCGAACGTCTCCGACAGCGCGTTGAAGCCGTGGCTCTCGCTGTCGGTGTAGTTGACCAGCTGATTACGAACGCACTGCAGCCTCTGTTTAAAGTTGTCGTACGAGGTCTGCGACCACCAGGTTCCAAAGTGGCCCGTCCTTGTCTGAGTACTGAAACTCGGGTCGAAGGCATGGGACAGCTCGTGACCCAAGATCTTGCCGATGGAGCCGTACGTCACCGTCAGCGCCACGCCTGGGGCAATGAACGGCGGTGCCATGATTGCGGGCAGGATGGCCATGATGTGGTAGAGACGCAAGTAGAAGGCGTTCACATCCACCGAGCTCAACGGCTTGTCTTCGCGATGCACCTGCACGTTCGGGCCCTCGCGTAGGAGACGCTTGTGCTTGTCCGACCGCCGCTTCCACGACTTGATTAACCACTGGAAGAAGGGCTGCGACTGGTCCGCCTCCAGGTAGTCGTAGAAGGCGTCCAGCGCCTGGCTGCTGTTCAGATGCGCCGGAAGCGCTATGATGGAAACGAGGTTATCCACGTGGTTGATGGCACCCGTGGCGGTGGACTGGTCCATCCACGACAGCATGGGGAAGTTGCGCCGCGTGGCGTCGCGCACGGCGTACCACGTGTCCGTGACGTCAAGCacagcacgtgactgtgccgcgcTGTCGACGAAAAAGCGGGCAAGGGCGTAGCCGGCCACCTGTGAATCAATGACGTGGTGAGATCAAGTTGCCACGTGCCGTGCTCAAGGGTCCTACGTGGAAAGCGTACCAAAATGCCTTTTATGACGAGAACCGATATGTCAAGCAAATGGTGCATCTGTCTGTCACAAAGTTTAGCCGCCAGTTGGCGACTCCGCACCGCTAATTCTGCCCAGACCCTATGATTTAATGCGGCAAAGAAAAAAAGCCAAAGAGCTTACCAATTAGTCCCCCTTTCTGCCCTAAATATGAGTATTCACATACACCAACCAAAACAGCAAAGTTGGCGTCTGTTGATGCAGCAACACAGCGGCGCTTTCTGCATAGGATGAATCTTGCCACGTTTGTGAAGTACATCGGCTAAATTCAAACATTTTTATTACCTTTTTTCATTATGAATCGTTCCCGAGACAAAGAAGACTTGTACGTTTTTAGAGGAAGTGGACGATTACCTTTGCTTGCTTCGGCCAGTGCGTGGGCTGCTCTCTCTGGGCtgctctctctctgtatatatatatatgtatatatatagactgGTTGGCTGCGGTTTTACGCCACCGAATAACGCCGCCTTTGTCAAATAATGCAGATTCGCCTCTTCAGAGGTTTCGGCAGAAATAGTTATATCATGTCAATAGCAGTATTCAGTGAACCAACTTGCAATGCTTCGCAAATTATCTCAGGGCTCGTGTTGCAGATGCAGAAATGCCGTTGGATGGCAAGGTGGTCACATTTACTTAGAAAATACTGTGAGACTAGCACTACTTTTCCGAAATAGTTCTCGCTGCCACTTTAAGAGTAATCAGCATGGCGCAAAGCATAAATTGCTATAAAGTAATCCTAATGTATCCACGTTTGCTCTAAAGCACAACTGGCACAGGATTAAAAATGGTCAATACTTAACCAAGATAGAATATAGGACAATCAACCGGAGGCCAGAAGTTAAGTTCCATGCGGGAGAGACAAAATTACTCATAAAAGAGGCTACAGACAAGACCACACGAATCAATGCACACACGAAGCATTGCCTCATAGACCGGGTCATAATCCTCAGCCACTCAACACCTCTACAAACCATGACGAACGTGAAATATAACTCCCTATCGCAAACAACTTTGCCTAAACCAAAGCACATAGCTTTGGCACGTGCAATACAAATCAATCGTTTGATCGCACCTCGTTTATGGCGCCGAGGCATGTTCCCGCTGCCAAGGTAGAACGCTCCAGGGGCGGATCCGTATGTGTGCAGTCCAGCAGCGATGACGACATGCCAAAGTTGTACGTGACGATCATGTTCCAGCCACTGAACAGAACAAGGCGCGCGGAGTGCGACCGATTGGCAGTTTTCAGCATATGGTTCAGCACCAGGTACGTGTTGTTGAATACGAGCATCTCCTCGTCATTGTCAACTTGCATGTCTTGCGGAAGATGTTTGTTGATGGCGTTCAGCAAGGCGCCGTCTGCAACACGCTGGGTGAGGTTGTGAGCCAGTTCTCCAATCGTGGTGTATGAACGGGTAAAGTTGGCCTCCTGAAAGTGTATTAGGCTCAGTAACGTGTCAATGTAGACACGGTAAATCGTCTCGCCGAAGCGTAACGCAGAATCGCGCCCGATCGATGGCAGCACCGACAGCATGCAGGCGGCCACCTTTGACGGCTTGAAATTACCGAGTTGCAATAGAGACTGTACGACAAAGTTCAGAGAGAGGCCGTACCGCCTGTCCGTCCTCAAGTAAGGCTCCATTTCCAGGAGAAAGGGCGTCCCCAGGTTGTAGTCTAGCGACAGGCCCAGCAGGTATTCCACCACGTCGAAGTGGTTCGGAAGCGTCGAAGACGGCCACGTTACGTTGAACTTTTTCAGCACGTCGAAGAGGACCTGTGTAAAGAACAGTTGCGCAATTTAACGTCTTGTTACTCTACACTGGGGTACGAGGAATGCcgtactgggggggggggatggggggtGGAAGAGCCTACGGATTAAAAATATCCACCTCTGATTGTAAAGGAAATAATCAAAATGGGAGCTAGAGACTCTGACATCTCATTTTCAAGCCAGAAGTGCAGCCATCTTGGTGTGTCATATCTCTTTGTGTGTCTATCAGCTCGACGAAGCAAATTGGGGGCGAGTTCTACGCTTGAATTACGACGAGCTGCAGGAGGTATGCGTTGCTAAAGCACGTCATAATAAAACCTACCAAACTTTTATAACTACTTTCTTGACGCAGACACGCTCCTATGTTTTTCCGTGGCAGATGAGCACGACAACGACGGAGACCCGCGCCGTGATTACGTGTTGCTGGATGACACTCATACTCACAGACGCATACTCACAGACATACTCATGCTCACCACGTGCGTGGTGCGTGAGCTTTAAAGCTCACACACCACGCACGTAATATCTTGACGATATTGTACAAACATACCGAGTAATTAGGTTAGGTACTTCGGATCACTAAGTGACACATTTAGGCTGCTACGCCTAAAGCATGTAAATtaaaataatttctttaaatATGTGCAT
Proteins encoded in this region:
- the LOC142563225 gene encoding neprilysin-1-like, yielding MSAAPNVAVVLLIGILYCAGRLLVDRLALLAYPWCDHPLMCYDYAEELAASVDKSVDPCDNLYEHVLFDVLKKFNVTWPSSTLPNHFDVVEYLLGLSLDYNLGTPFLLEMEPYLRTDRRYGLSLNFVVQSLLQLGNFKPSKVAACMLSVLPSIGRDSALRFGETIYRVYIDTLLSLIHFQEANFTRSYTTIGELAHNLTQRVADGALLNAINKHLPQDMQVDNDEEMLVFNNTYLVLNHMLKTANRSHSARLVLFSGWNMIVTYNFGMSSSLLDCTHTDPPLERSTLAAGTCLGAINEVAGYALARFFVDSAAQSRAVLDVTDTWYAVRDATRRNFPMLSWMDQSTATGAINHVDNLVSIIALPAHLNSSQALDAFYDYLEADQSQPFFQWLIKSWKRRSDKHKRLLREGPNVQVHREDKPLSSVDVNAFYLRLYHIMAILPAIMAPPFIAPGVALTVTYGSIGKILGHELSHAFDPSFSTQTRTGHFGTWWSQTSYDNFKQRLQCVRNQLVNYTDSESHGFNALSETFADTAGTEKARLAHDSLPTQPGMLGYSQEQLFFVAGCFEFCAKYPYSWEALGKYPAFALRCNLPVSNEKEFAAAFKCATGAALNPPKRCTFH